Proteins from a genomic interval of Synechococcus sp. A15-28:
- a CDS encoding hydantoin utilization protein A, giving the protein MLISVLTGFAAGAVHVVGGADHLVAMAPFSLRKPLPALRAGLAWGAGHSAGVVLLALISIGLKDLVHVETMSSWAEFFVGVALLVVGALAVRTAFGLELHCHEHHHEGDHQHQHLHLHVRGQSNHRRHAHAASGLGLLHGLAGASHLLAVIPALALPPVAAFGYLVAYLCGSIAAMVAVVAVVSFLTLRSGARLLPLLVGATGGLSIVTGAIWLQKTSSAIF; this is encoded by the coding sequence TTGTTGATCAGCGTCCTGACCGGTTTTGCAGCGGGTGCTGTTCACGTCGTTGGCGGCGCTGATCATCTGGTGGCGATGGCCCCCTTCTCGTTGCGCAAACCCTTGCCGGCGCTGAGGGCAGGTCTGGCCTGGGGGGCAGGGCATTCGGCAGGAGTGGTGCTCCTGGCCTTGATCTCGATCGGGCTCAAGGATCTGGTCCACGTGGAGACGATGTCCTCCTGGGCGGAATTTTTCGTGGGCGTTGCTCTCTTGGTGGTGGGTGCCCTGGCGGTGAGAACGGCTTTCGGGCTGGAGCTGCACTGCCATGAACACCATCACGAGGGTGATCACCAGCATCAGCACCTGCATCTGCATGTGCGTGGTCAAAGCAACCACCGGCGCCATGCCCACGCCGCCTCGGGACTGGGTCTGCTGCATGGCCTGGCCGGTGCCAGCCATCTGCTGGCGGTGATTCCCGCCCTGGCCTTGCCTCCCGTCGCTGCGTTTGGCTACCTGGTGGCTTACCTCTGCGGCTCCATTGCAGCAATGGTTGCTGTGGTCGCTGTGGTGTCGTTTCTGACGCTGCGCAGCGGGGCGCGGTTGCTGCCCCTGCTGGTGGGAGCGACGGGGGGCCTGTCGATCGTCACTGGTGCGATCTGGTTGCAGAAGACGTCGTCGGCGATCTTTTGA
- the trpC gene encoding indole-3-glycerol phosphate synthase TrpC yields MEIRRRPPNPKVRVAHLEYAVPHDEEEPRNILEKIVWAKDREVDAARERVPLQTLKCQIEDLPPTRDFLAALREAPVQPAVIAEVKKASPSKGVIRDDFDPVAIAKAYAAGGARCLSVLTDKTFFQGGFDVLVEVRQAVELPLLCKEFVLSPYQLFQARAAGADAVLLIAAILTDQDLQYLQKAAAALGLDVLVEVHDAAEMERVLNLGGFPLIGINNRDLASFETDLATTEQLMQRFGERLRDQGALLVSESGLFERSDLDRVQTAGADAVLVGEALMRQQDVQQALTRLITG; encoded by the coding sequence ATGGAGATCCGACGTCGTCCCCCCAACCCCAAGGTGCGCGTGGCGCACCTGGAGTACGCCGTTCCCCACGATGAGGAGGAACCCAGAAACATCCTTGAAAAGATCGTCTGGGCCAAGGACCGTGAGGTGGATGCGGCCCGCGAGCGGGTGCCGTTGCAGACCCTCAAATGTCAGATCGAGGATCTGCCGCCCACGCGGGATTTTCTGGCGGCTCTGCGCGAGGCCCCGGTTCAGCCTGCAGTGATCGCTGAAGTGAAGAAGGCCAGCCCCAGCAAAGGGGTGATCCGCGACGACTTTGACCCTGTGGCCATCGCCAAGGCCTACGCGGCAGGCGGGGCACGCTGCCTCTCCGTTCTCACGGACAAGACCTTTTTTCAGGGGGGATTCGACGTTCTGGTCGAGGTGCGCCAGGCGGTGGAGCTGCCCTTGCTGTGCAAGGAGTTCGTCCTCAGCCCGTATCAGTTGTTCCAGGCCCGTGCGGCCGGTGCCGATGCCGTGTTGCTGATCGCAGCGATCCTGACGGATCAGGATCTGCAGTATCTGCAGAAGGCCGCTGCTGCTCTGGGACTGGATGTGCTCGTCGAAGTGCACGATGCCGCCGAGATGGAGCGGGTGCTCAACCTTGGGGGCTTTCCCTTGATCGGGATCAACAACCGTGATCTCGCCAGTTTTGAGACGGATCTGGCCACAACAGAGCAGCTCATGCAGCGTTTCGGCGAGCGACTGCGCGATCAGGGCGCATTGCTGGTGAGTGAATCGGGTCTGTTTGAGCGGTCAGACCTGGACCGTGTGCAGACCGCCGGTGCCGATGCCGTGCTGGTCGGCGAAGCGCTGATGCGACAGCAGGACGTTCAGCAGGCTTTGACCCGACTGATCACGGGTTAG
- the lpdA gene encoding dihydrolipoyl dehydrogenase: protein MSDASFDFDVIVIGAGYGGFDAAKHAAEHGLKTAIVESRDMGGTCVNRGCVPSKALLAASGKVRELADDQHLASFGIHAAPVRFERQKIADHANNLVQAIRTNLTKTLERAGVTILRGHGRLEGSQRVGLREPSGVDRVITAKDVILATGSDPFVPPGIETDGRTVFTSDEAINLEWLPRWIAIIGSGYIGLEFADVYTALGCEVTMIEAMDKVMPTFDPDIAKIAGRHLIDSRDIDARSGLLARKVTPGCPVQIELADFSSRELVETLEVDAVLVATGRVPSSKGLNLETLNVETNRGFVPIDDQMRVLVNDQPVPHLWAVGDLTGKLMLAHTAAAQGTVAVDNILGHSREIDYRSIPAATFTHPEISSVGLSEADARKLAAEEGFDLGAVRSYFKANSKALAELESDGLMKLLFNKTSGEVLGAHIYGLHAADLIQEVANAVARRQSVRQLSTEVHTHPTLSEVVEVAYKQAATQLSA, encoded by the coding sequence GTGAGCGACGCCAGCTTCGACTTCGACGTCATCGTCATCGGTGCCGGCTACGGCGGATTCGATGCCGCCAAACATGCCGCAGAGCACGGCCTCAAAACCGCCATCGTCGAATCGCGGGACATGGGGGGCACCTGCGTCAACCGCGGCTGTGTGCCGTCCAAGGCGCTCCTCGCCGCCAGCGGCAAGGTGCGGGAACTGGCGGATGATCAGCACCTCGCCAGTTTCGGGATCCATGCGGCTCCTGTTCGCTTCGAGCGCCAGAAGATCGCTGACCACGCCAACAACCTGGTGCAGGCGATCCGCACCAACCTCACAAAGACCCTTGAAAGAGCGGGGGTGACCATCCTTCGTGGCCATGGGCGTCTGGAGGGATCTCAGCGGGTCGGGCTGCGTGAGCCCAGTGGCGTCGATCGGGTCATCACCGCCAAGGACGTCATCCTGGCCACAGGTTCCGATCCGTTTGTCCCGCCGGGCATTGAGACCGATGGACGGACGGTCTTCACCAGCGATGAAGCCATCAACCTCGAGTGGCTGCCCCGTTGGATTGCCATCATCGGCAGCGGTTACATCGGCCTTGAATTCGCCGATGTGTACACCGCACTGGGGTGTGAAGTGACCATGATCGAAGCGATGGACAAGGTGATGCCCACCTTCGATCCAGACATCGCCAAGATCGCCGGTCGCCATCTCATCGACAGCCGCGACATCGATGCGCGCTCCGGTCTCCTGGCCCGCAAGGTCACCCCAGGTTGTCCGGTGCAGATCGAACTGGCTGATTTCAGCAGCCGGGAGCTGGTGGAGACCCTTGAGGTGGATGCCGTGCTGGTGGCCACGGGCAGGGTTCCCAGCAGCAAGGGGCTCAATCTCGAGACGTTGAACGTGGAAACCAACCGAGGTTTTGTCCCCATCGACGACCAGATGCGTGTGCTGGTCAACGATCAGCCCGTGCCTCATCTCTGGGCTGTCGGTGACCTCACGGGCAAGTTGATGCTGGCCCACACGGCGGCGGCTCAGGGCACGGTTGCCGTGGACAACATCCTTGGCCACAGCCGCGAGATCGATTACCGCAGCATCCCGGCAGCCACCTTCACCCATCCTGAAATCAGTTCCGTTGGTCTGAGCGAAGCCGATGCCAGAAAGCTCGCCGCCGAGGAGGGCTTCGATCTGGGTGCGGTTCGCAGCTATTTCAAGGCCAATTCCAAGGCACTGGCCGAGCTGGAGAGCGATGGTCTGATGAAGCTGCTGTTCAACAAAACCAGTGGAGAAGTGTTGGGCGCCCACATCTACGGACTTCACGCCGCTGATCTGATTCAGGAAGTGGCCAATGCGGTGGCCCGTCGTCAGAGCGTCCGTCAGCTGTCCACTGAGGTGCACACGCACCCAACGCTCAGTGAAGTCGTGGAAGTGGCCTACAAGCAGGCTGCCACCCAGCTCAGCGCCTGA
- a CDS encoding RNA methyltransferase, producing the protein MSDSLISSRRNPLVKRLRSLSSRKGREDEELLLLEGTHLLQELIRCNLKPVELVATERWCQHHLHLLEQLGASTPRRLVTDEVLTAALSTTTPDGVACVCPFNVLPNPPTDVHFLLVLDRIQDPGNLGTLLRTALAADVQNVWLGSGVDPLGSKSLRASAGALLQLPHHRFGPDEDTAISQLKDELKRLAADGMQVVATLVPDSAAPLQAVPYWDLNWRLPTALVLGTEGSGLHPELLACCTHAVTLPHSPRVESLNVAAAAVPLLLERRRATMTATSQQSG; encoded by the coding sequence GTGTCGGATTCCCTGATCAGCAGTCGCAGGAACCCCCTGGTCAAGCGGTTGCGGTCGTTGTCCAGTCGAAAAGGTCGAGAGGACGAAGAGCTGCTGCTGCTTGAGGGCACCCATCTTCTGCAGGAGCTGATTCGTTGCAATCTCAAGCCGGTGGAGTTGGTTGCCACGGAGCGATGGTGTCAGCACCACCTCCATCTCCTGGAGCAGCTGGGAGCCTCGACACCACGTCGTCTGGTCACCGATGAGGTGCTGACAGCGGCATTGAGCACCACCACACCGGACGGAGTGGCGTGCGTGTGCCCCTTCAACGTTCTGCCGAATCCACCGACGGACGTGCATTTCCTGCTTGTACTGGATCGGATTCAGGATCCAGGCAATCTTGGAACGTTGCTGCGGACGGCACTGGCGGCCGATGTTCAGAACGTCTGGCTGGGATCAGGGGTTGACCCGCTCGGCAGCAAAAGCCTTCGGGCTTCAGCCGGAGCATTGCTTCAGCTGCCCCATCACCGCTTTGGACCTGATGAAGACACTGCGATCAGCCAACTAAAGGACGAACTGAAACGTCTTGCCGCCGATGGGATGCAGGTGGTGGCCACCCTCGTTCCGGATTCAGCTGCTCCGCTGCAAGCGGTGCCCTACTGGGATCTGAACTGGCGTCTGCCCACGGCCCTTGTGCTCGGCACAGAGGGGTCAGGACTTCATCCGGAGCTGCTGGCCTGTTGCACCCATGCCGTGACCCTGCCCCACAGTCCCCGGGTGGAGTCACTGAATGTGGCCGCCGCCGCCGTGCCTCTCCTGCTGGAGCGTCGACGGGCGACAATGACGGCCACATCGCAGCAGTCCGGGTGA
- the murA gene encoding UDP-N-acetylglucosamine 1-carboxyvinyltransferase, with protein MTATSAVSQEILNPHLCIEGRRRLQGVLKVSGAKNSALVLMTAGLLTDETVELTNVPNLTDISGMGRILSALGVEVHHSGDSVVLNAANLTSHEPPYELVNSLRASFFCIGSLLGRLGQARVPLPGGCRIGARPVVEHIRGLKALGALVSVEHGIVTASVKGSRKRLTGAPIVLDCPSVGATETLLMAAVLADGTTTIENAAQEPEVQDLANLLSQMGADISGAGGPVITIQGVERLHGVRNYPVIPDRIEAGTFLLAAAITRSPIRVEPVTPEHLSAVLQKLRDCGCQLEIDHRGISITPGDIQAVDITTQPFPGFPTDLQAPFMALMTTAKGTSVISEKIYENRLQHVAELQRMGASIRVEGSTAIVEGVSQLSSAPVTGSDLRAAAAMVLAGLAANGTTKVSGLKHLDRGYDNVEEKLNAVGANLKRQQS; from the coding sequence ATGACAGCGACGTCCGCGGTGTCTCAGGAGATTCTCAATCCTCATCTTTGCATTGAGGGCCGTCGACGTCTTCAAGGGGTTCTGAAGGTCAGCGGAGCCAAAAATTCAGCCCTGGTCCTGATGACTGCTGGGCTGCTCACTGATGAGACTGTGGAACTGACCAATGTTCCCAATCTCACCGACATCAGCGGCATGGGCAGGATCCTGTCTGCCCTCGGCGTCGAGGTTCACCACTCAGGAGACAGCGTCGTCCTGAACGCCGCAAACCTCACCAGTCACGAACCCCCCTACGAACTGGTCAACAGCCTTCGCGCCAGCTTTTTCTGCATCGGTTCACTGCTGGGCCGCTTGGGTCAGGCCAGGGTGCCCCTACCAGGCGGTTGTCGTATCGGCGCTCGCCCCGTTGTTGAACACATCCGCGGTCTCAAAGCGCTGGGAGCACTTGTCAGCGTGGAACACGGCATCGTGACCGCCTCCGTCAAAGGCAGCCGCAAGCGTCTGACAGGGGCGCCGATCGTTCTGGACTGTCCAAGCGTTGGGGCCACCGAAACACTGCTGATGGCGGCGGTGCTGGCCGATGGCACTACCACGATTGAAAACGCTGCCCAGGAACCCGAAGTTCAGGATCTGGCCAATCTGCTGAGTCAGATGGGTGCCGACATCAGCGGCGCCGGAGGACCGGTGATCACCATTCAGGGTGTCGAACGTCTCCATGGAGTTCGCAACTATCCGGTCATCCCGGACCGCATCGAAGCGGGCACGTTCCTGTTGGCAGCAGCGATCACCCGATCACCCATTCGGGTGGAACCCGTGACTCCAGAACACCTGAGCGCTGTGCTGCAGAAGCTTCGGGACTGCGGCTGCCAACTGGAGATTGATCACCGGGGAATTTCCATCACCCCTGGTGACATTCAGGCGGTCGACATCACCACCCAACCTTTCCCTGGTTTTCCGACCGATCTTCAGGCTCCGTTCATGGCACTGATGACCACGGCCAAGGGCACCAGCGTGATCAGCGAAAAGATTTACGAGAACAGGCTTCAACACGTCGCTGAACTGCAGCGCATGGGCGCCTCCATCCGCGTTGAAGGCAGCACGGCCATTGTTGAAGGGGTGTCTCAGCTCAGCTCAGCCCCCGTCACCGGAAGTGACCTGAGAGCTGCAGCGGCCATGGTGCTAGCGGGTCTGGCGGCGAATGGCACCACCAAGGTGTCCGGGCTCAAGCATCTCGATCGTGGCTACGACAATGTCGAAGAAAAGTTGAACGCCGTTGGTGCGAACTTAAAGCGACAGCAGAGCTGA
- a CDS encoding aspartate aminotransferase family protein translates to MNTYNRFPLTLVRGRGCWVWDDHGHRYLDAVAGIATDTLGHSDRALRRSLSRQLRRLQHVSNLYRIPEQEALATWLVQHSCADSVFFCNSGAEANEAAIKLARKHGHLKRGINRPRILTASASFHGRTLAAVSATGQPRYHQGFEPIVEGFDYFPYNDIHAFESLLERHEANGPAVAAVLLEPLQGEGGVHPGDAAFFQRLRHLCCERNILLILDEVQVGMGRSGRLWGYEQLGIEPDAFTLAKGLGGGHAIGALLVNSKADVFEPGDHASTFGGNPFACTAGLTVAREIERRGLLRHVEERGQQLQRGLEALVARYPRVLQGVRGWGLLQGLVLHQDSGVTAPQLAKAAIEQRLLLVAAGATVLRMVPPLVISAHEVRQLLRRLDATLAGLS, encoded by the coding sequence ATGAACACCTACAACCGCTTTCCCCTCACGCTTGTGCGAGGTCGTGGTTGCTGGGTCTGGGATGACCACGGCCATCGCTATCTCGACGCCGTTGCCGGCATCGCCACCGACACCCTTGGGCACAGCGACCGAGCCCTACGCCGCAGCCTCAGCCGTCAACTCCGACGACTCCAGCACGTTTCCAATCTGTACCGGATTCCGGAACAGGAGGCCCTGGCCACCTGGTTGGTGCAGCACAGCTGCGCCGACAGCGTTTTTTTCTGCAACTCCGGAGCCGAAGCCAATGAAGCCGCCATCAAGCTCGCCCGCAAGCACGGCCACCTGAAACGCGGTATCAACCGGCCACGGATCCTCACCGCTTCAGCCAGCTTCCATGGCCGCACCCTTGCCGCGGTGAGTGCCACCGGGCAGCCCCGCTACCACCAGGGCTTTGAACCGATCGTTGAAGGTTTCGACTACTTCCCTTACAACGACATTCATGCCTTCGAGTCCCTGCTCGAACGCCATGAAGCCAATGGGCCGGCGGTGGCGGCTGTGTTGCTTGAACCTCTTCAGGGTGAAGGGGGAGTTCACCCGGGTGATGCCGCTTTCTTCCAGCGCCTTCGTCATCTCTGCTGTGAGCGCAACATCCTGTTGATCCTTGATGAAGTGCAGGTGGGCATGGGCCGCAGTGGTCGGCTCTGGGGCTACGAACAGCTCGGCATTGAGCCGGACGCTTTCACCCTGGCCAAGGGACTGGGGGGCGGCCACGCCATCGGTGCCCTGCTGGTGAATTCCAAGGCGGATGTGTTTGAGCCCGGTGATCACGCCAGTACGTTTGGCGGCAACCCCTTTGCCTGCACCGCTGGACTGACGGTGGCCCGGGAGATCGAACGCAGGGGATTGCTTCGCCATGTGGAGGAGCGTGGCCAGCAGCTGCAGCGGGGACTCGAGGCGCTCGTCGCCCGATACCCCAGGGTTCTGCAGGGAGTGCGCGGATGGGGCCTGCTGCAAGGCCTCGTGCTTCATCAGGACTCTGGTGTCACAGCACCACAACTGGCAAAGGCCGCCATTGAGCAACGCCTTCTGCTGGTGGCCGCTGGTGCGACGGTGCTGAGGATGGTGCCTCCACTGGTGATCTCAGCCCATGAGGTGCGCCAATTGCTCAGACGACTGGACGCGACCCTCGCTGGGCTGAGCTGA
- a CDS encoding Mur ligase family protein, which produces MAEQQLSDLIPRFDLRGMDLQLERMRHAIQALGSPCGDIPAIQVAGTNGKGSIVSFLSAALQQASIHSGVTTSPHLVSWCERIAIDGIPISETQLRQLLLAQKQLCAKHQLTPFEQLLIAALAHFHVESVDLLVMEVGLGGRLDATTAHPNRPVIAMASIGLDHCEHLGSTLTAIAAEKAAVITPGARVISAEQPEAVRDVLEQTCSANNADLQWVDPLPKDWSLGLAGDWQRRNAAVARGALQALDRLGWSLDEATIRAGLAQARWRGRLQTVTWQGHPLLLDGAHNPPAAEQLALERQRWQGQEQGVVWILGIQAHKQAVEMLQLLLQPQDQAWIVPVPNHRSWTRDALVQEKQHWGDQLRDASSADDALKRIEETSGWPQPMPVLAGSLYLIGDLLERRLVQAE; this is translated from the coding sequence ATGGCGGAACAGCAACTGTCGGATCTGATCCCACGCTTTGACCTGCGGGGCATGGATCTGCAACTCGAGCGGATGCGCCATGCCATCCAGGCACTCGGATCGCCCTGTGGTGACATCCCCGCGATTCAGGTGGCTGGCACCAACGGCAAGGGGTCGATTGTCAGCTTCCTGAGCGCAGCACTGCAGCAAGCCAGCATCCACAGCGGCGTGACCACCTCCCCCCATCTAGTGAGCTGGTGTGAACGGATCGCAATCGATGGAATTCCGATCAGCGAGACCCAGCTCCGCCAGCTCCTACTGGCCCAGAAACAGCTCTGCGCCAAACATCAGCTCACCCCCTTCGAACAACTTCTGATCGCAGCCCTGGCGCACTTCCATGTCGAATCGGTGGATCTGCTGGTAATGGAGGTGGGCTTAGGGGGTCGTCTGGATGCCACCACGGCCCATCCCAATCGACCGGTGATCGCCATGGCCAGCATCGGCCTCGACCACTGCGAACACCTGGGATCCACCCTGACGGCCATCGCCGCTGAGAAAGCCGCAGTGATCACCCCCGGTGCTCGGGTGATCAGCGCTGAGCAACCGGAAGCAGTGCGGGATGTGCTGGAGCAGACCTGCAGCGCCAACAACGCCGATCTGCAGTGGGTCGATCCCTTACCCAAAGACTGGTCCCTGGGCCTGGCAGGGGATTGGCAGCGACGCAACGCCGCCGTGGCCCGTGGCGCGTTGCAGGCCCTGGATCGTCTGGGATGGAGTCTTGATGAGGCCACCATCCGGGCTGGATTGGCCCAGGCCCGTTGGCGCGGCCGCCTGCAGACTGTGACCTGGCAGGGCCATCCACTTCTCCTCGATGGCGCCCACAACCCACCCGCCGCGGAGCAACTGGCCCTGGAACGGCAGCGCTGGCAGGGCCAGGAGCAGGGTGTGGTGTGGATCCTTGGAATCCAGGCCCACAAGCAGGCGGTGGAGATGCTGCAGCTGTTGCTGCAGCCGCAGGATCAGGCCTGGATCGTGCCGGTTCCCAATCACCGCAGCTGGACGCGTGACGCTCTCGTGCAAGAGAAACAGCACTGGGGAGACCAGCTCAGGGATGCCAGCAGCGCTGATGATGCACTGAAGCGGATCGAGGAAACCAGTGGCTGGCCTCAGCCGATGCCTGTGCTGGCGGGCTCCCTGTATCTGATCGGGGATCTGCTCGAGCGGCGGCTGGTGCAGGCAGAGTGA
- a CDS encoding pentapeptide repeat-containing protein, whose product MLTLLLSLLLPLLVLVLPATALDTSAGVGLQDRALFQETVDYTLTNQSGGDFHGQHLANTSFAGAVGRGADFSGADLHGAIFTQGAFAEANFSGADLSDALMDRADFAGTDLRDAVLTGIIASGSSFSDARIEGADFSDALLDMDDQRRLCRDADGVNPATGVATLDSLGC is encoded by the coding sequence ATGCTGACCTTGTTGCTGTCGCTGCTGTTGCCTCTGCTGGTCCTCGTGCTGCCCGCCACCGCCCTCGACACCTCCGCTGGCGTTGGCCTGCAGGACCGGGCGCTGTTCCAGGAAACCGTGGACTACACCCTGACCAACCAGAGCGGTGGCGATTTTCACGGTCAGCATCTGGCCAACACCTCCTTTGCCGGTGCTGTGGGCCGAGGGGCGGATTTCAGCGGTGCCGACCTGCACGGGGCGATCTTCACCCAGGGCGCTTTTGCCGAGGCGAATTTCAGCGGCGCGGACTTATCCGATGCACTGATGGATCGAGCCGACTTCGCCGGCACAGATCTGCGCGACGCCGTTCTGACGGGAATCATCGCGTCGGGCAGCAGCTTCAGCGATGCGCGGATTGAGGGAGCTGACTTCAGCGATGCCCTGCTGGATATGGATGACCAACGCCGCCTCTGCCGCGACGCCGACGGGGTCAACCCTGCGACGGGTGTGGCGACCCTGGACAGCCTGGGCTGCTGA
- a CDS encoding FAD-binding oxidoreductase, whose protein sequence is MASSESLAALAAELATDHELELLCGDADLQRYSKDFYDYSPILQPRLSPCRADLVVRPITVAGVERLAAACGRHGVPLTLRGSGTGNYGQCVPLEGGVVMLCGSLREVELLDPSTGVVTVQPGCLMRDLDQHLRAHGRQLRLLPSTWRSASIGGFLAGGSGGIGSIRWGFLRDPGHLLGAEVITMESTPRRLQLDATEAEALNHAYGTNGIVTRLQLATAPVVDWHQISIDVETWSAAVALLQRCSRSALELHLATLLERSVLDSLPPWSGPEPNGHRLLLLVAPDGVDTLARLAAASGAVLHDLGPEDLAGGQGIRELSWNHTTLHMRSADAGWTYLQMLLPEPELPAMDHLKQRWGDALLWHLEGVRQQGAARLAALPLVRWTSAEQLDALMTDCREVGAVLFNPHVITVEDGGLGVVDGDQVAAKQRFDPNGLLNPGKLRGWLESISSPGCPGSPHPSQG, encoded by the coding sequence ATGGCGTCTTCGGAATCCCTGGCAGCCCTGGCGGCGGAGCTCGCCACCGACCACGAGCTGGAGTTGCTGTGCGGCGACGCTGACCTGCAGCGCTATTCCAAGGATTTCTACGACTATTCCCCGATCCTGCAACCGAGGCTTTCGCCCTGCAGAGCCGATCTTGTGGTCCGGCCCATCACTGTTGCTGGAGTGGAGCGATTGGCAGCGGCCTGCGGACGCCATGGCGTTCCGCTGACCCTGCGTGGTTCTGGCACCGGCAACTACGGCCAGTGCGTCCCGCTTGAGGGTGGAGTCGTCATGCTCTGTGGCTCCCTGCGCGAGGTGGAGCTCCTGGATCCATCCACGGGTGTGGTGACGGTTCAGCCCGGTTGCCTGATGCGGGATCTCGATCAGCATCTGCGAGCCCATGGCCGCCAGCTACGACTGCTGCCCAGCACCTGGCGCAGCGCATCCATCGGTGGATTTTTAGCCGGTGGTTCCGGTGGCATCGGCTCAATCCGCTGGGGTTTCCTGCGGGATCCAGGCCATCTGCTGGGTGCCGAGGTGATCACGATGGAATCGACACCTCGACGTCTGCAACTGGATGCCACCGAGGCGGAAGCCTTGAACCATGCATACGGCACCAACGGCATCGTCACCCGATTGCAGTTGGCCACCGCGCCTGTAGTGGATTGGCACCAGATCAGCATTGATGTGGAGACCTGGAGCGCAGCGGTGGCCCTGCTGCAGCGCTGCAGCCGTTCTGCGCTGGAGCTGCACCTGGCGACGCTGCTGGAGAGGTCCGTTCTGGATTCCCTACCCCCATGGAGTGGTCCTGAACCCAACGGCCACCGTCTGCTGTTGCTGGTGGCCCCGGATGGGGTGGACACCCTGGCCCGACTGGCTGCGGCATCCGGCGCGGTGCTGCACGACCTAGGCCCAGAGGATCTGGCCGGGGGCCAGGGGATCCGCGAGTTGAGTTGGAACCACACCACGCTGCACATGCGGTCCGCTGATGCCGGCTGGACTTATCTGCAGATGCTGCTGCCGGAGCCGGAGTTGCCGGCTATGGACCATCTGAAGCAGCGTTGGGGTGATGCCTTGCTCTGGCATCTGGAAGGGGTCCGTCAGCAGGGGGCAGCGCGTTTGGCGGCGCTCCCCCTGGTCCGCTGGACCAGCGCCGAGCAACTGGACGCGTTGATGACGGACTGCCGTGAGGTGGGAGCGGTTCTGTTCAACCCCCATGTGATCACCGTTGAAGACGGTGGACTCGGAGTGGTTGATGGCGATCAGGTCGCCGCCAAGCAGCGCTTCGACCCCAATGGTCTGCTCAACCCTGGCAAGCTGAGGGGCTGGTTGGAGTCGATCAGCAGCCCAGGCTGTCCAGGGTCGCCACACCCGTCGCAGGGTTGA
- a CDS encoding amidohydrolase family protein: MSWSDGRLQEPELLSRPVDRLNALVLPRLVDPHVHLDKAYTWTAHPNLSGTYDGALEANMNEHRVRDQESVLSRGEKAISRACQNGLRAMRSHIDSLGPGADASWEALQALKSQWHGQVELQLVALLPIAHWATSAGAQLAQRVAARGGLLGGVVVPPCRGESVRRDLRAMLRLAEELGCGVDLHIDEASHGAADGLQQLLLVLEQVPCHQPITCSHASSLALLSPRRLQRLADRMAAHRLQVVALPLTNGWLLGQSPQATPLRRPLAPIRQLQRAGVRVAVGGDNVADPWFPAGDFDPLALMASCLPLAQLAPWQRLGLSPFTTTAAAVMDLDWDGRIGSGAPADLIVLEADSWSEALRCPPQRRVLIGGRWWQP, encoded by the coding sequence TTGTCCTGGTCTGATGGGCGCCTGCAGGAACCCGAGCTGCTCAGCAGACCTGTTGATCGTCTGAACGCGCTGGTGTTGCCGCGCTTGGTGGACCCCCATGTGCACCTCGATAAGGCCTACACCTGGACGGCCCACCCCAACCTCAGCGGCACCTACGACGGTGCCCTCGAGGCCAACATGAACGAGCACCGCGTCCGTGATCAGGAGTCGGTGCTGTCCAGGGGTGAGAAGGCCATCAGCAGGGCCTGTCAGAACGGGCTGCGGGCCATGCGCAGCCACATCGACAGCCTGGGCCCCGGCGCGGACGCCAGCTGGGAGGCGCTGCAGGCGCTGAAGAGCCAGTGGCATGGCCAGGTCGAGCTGCAGCTGGTGGCCTTGCTGCCGATCGCCCACTGGGCCACCTCTGCAGGAGCCCAGCTGGCCCAGCGGGTCGCGGCCCGTGGGGGATTGCTGGGGGGTGTTGTGGTGCCCCCCTGCCGGGGTGAATCCGTTCGCCGTGATCTGAGGGCGATGCTGCGGCTGGCGGAGGAGCTCGGCTGTGGTGTCGACCTGCACATCGATGAAGCGAGCCATGGGGCTGCCGATGGGCTGCAGCAACTGCTGCTGGTGCTCGAGCAGGTTCCCTGCCATCAGCCGATCACCTGCAGCCACGCCAGCAGCCTTGCGTTGTTGTCACCAAGGCGTTTGCAACGGCTGGCAGACCGGATGGCGGCGCATCGGTTGCAGGTGGTGGCGCTGCCGCTGACCAATGGATGGTTGCTGGGCCAGTCGCCGCAGGCGACCCCATTGCGCCGGCCGCTCGCTCCGATCCGGCAGCTGCAGAGGGCCGGTGTTCGGGTGGCGGTGGGTGGCGACAACGTCGCTGACCCATGGTTTCCAGCGGGAGACTTCGACCCCTTGGCTCTGATGGCCAGTTGCCTCCCCCTGGCGCAGTTGGCCCCCTGGCAACGCCTGGGCCTTTCGCCCTTCACCACCACCGCCGCCGCTGTGATGGATCTGGACTGGGACGGACGGATCGGTTCCGGTGCGCCAGCTGACCTGATCGTGCTGGAGGCGGACAGTTGGTCGGAGGCACTGCGCTGCCCTCCGCAGCGACGGGTGTTGATCGGTGGTCGTTGGTGGCAGCCCTGA